The Panacibacter microcysteis genome includes a window with the following:
- a CDS encoding DUF4239 domain-containing protein translates to MPALLSTIASTVPMPVLCVLFIIACVLLSQAALSLFQKVFTSNNAGLNNEAAGIVFGGISLIYSLVLAFVIVAVWDDYRELEKTIEGETDKLTGILQHTEVLSDSIKISVQENVYGYCSEVINNEWETSTDNTAIEQPNTLRVLRSQLLTIDAHDRSESNILNVIDNELDALDDLRRNRLYHSHSEVPDMVWFILNAGSAMMVIFFFFFNVPSPKMKRIYLSFLVSFIAMCMFLVYTLDHPFSYKQGITNDLYKDVQNQLKDNGYIE, encoded by the coding sequence ATGCCGGCCCTACTGTCTACCATTGCCTCTACAGTTCCCATGCCTGTGCTGTGTGTACTGTTTATCATTGCCTGCGTATTACTATCCCAGGCGGCATTATCGTTGTTCCAGAAAGTTTTTACCAGCAACAATGCCGGGCTAAATAACGAAGCAGCAGGAATTGTTTTCGGTGGTATAAGCCTAATCTACTCGCTGGTATTGGCTTTCGTAATTGTAGCAGTATGGGACGATTACCGGGAGCTTGAAAAAACAATAGAAGGCGAAACAGATAAACTAACCGGTATTCTCCAGCATACAGAAGTTCTGTCAGACAGTATAAAAATAAGTGTACAGGAAAATGTTTACGGTTATTGCAGCGAAGTAATCAACAACGAATGGGAAACAAGTACAGACAATACTGCAATAGAACAGCCAAACACCCTGCGGGTGCTGCGAAGCCAGCTGCTCACCATCGATGCGCATGACAGATCTGAAAGCAACATACTCAACGTTATCGATAACGAGCTTGATGCATTGGACGATCTTCGCCGCAACCGCCTTTACCACAGCCACTCAGAAGTGCCGGATATGGTATGGTTTATCTTAAATGCAGGTTCCGCAATGATGGTTATTTTCTTCTTTTTCTTTAATGTACCATCCCCGAAAATGAAGAGAATATACCTGTCTTTCCTGGTAAGCTTTATTGCCATGTGCATGTTCCTTGTATACACTTTAGATCATCCGTTCAGCTATAAACAAGGCATCACAAACGATCTCTATAAAGATGTACAAAACCAGTTAAAAGACAACGGGTACATAGAATAG